The genomic window CGACGCAAACGTGATCGCTTTTGGCGCAAGAGTTATCGGCGCTGGCGTGGCTATCTCGGCGGTTGAAGCCTTTTTAAAGACTGAGTTTGCAGGCGGCAGACACGAAAGAAGAGTCAAAAAAATAGAGCTTGAGGCAGGCAAATGATAGGCGAGTGGATCGTTTTTACCGCTCTTGTTTGTGCTGCGATCTACCTAACCGTCATGGTTTTTTACTTCAAAACGCTTCTAAAAAAAGAGCGTGCGACAAAAGATTTTATGAAAAATAACCTCCAAGACACCGAGGTCGTCATAAGAAAATTTCAGATCCAACTTCAACGAAGTCTAGGCAACATCGACATCTTAACAGATGAGCTAAACAAAACTAAAAACGACGTAACCTCACTTCGCACAAGAAACTCCCAGTACCGCTTAGAAAACGATAAGCTAAGACAACGCATTCGTGAGCTTGAAGGCAAGATCGAAGCGCTACTTTAACATCAAATTTAAGGAAATTTATGAAAATTTTAGATCAAAAAGGAAGAGAATTTTTACTAAACTCTATTCGCTGCATAAACGACTTTCCAAAGCCTGGCATAGTCTTTCGCGACATCACAACACTACTAAACAACAAAGATGCATTTAACTTTTTGATAGATCATTTAGTGGCGAGATATGAAGACGCAAATATCGACTACATCGCTGGCATCGAGTCACGTGGCTTCATCTTTGGCGCGGCGCTTGCGGCAAGGCTAAGGCTGCCTTTTGTGCCTATTCGCAAGCCAAAAAAACTGCCTTTTATCACGCTTTCTCAAAAATATAGCCTAGAGTATGGCGTCGATGAAGTTCAAATTCACATCGATGCTTTTGGAGAAAAAGCGGGCGCTAGAGTGCTTTTGATGGATGATCTCATAGCCACTGGAGGCACCGCAAAGGCTTCAGCTGAGCTTATCAACCAAACTAACGCAACCTGCGTTGAAGCTTGCTTTCTCATAGATCTAGTCGATCTAAAAGGGAGCGAAAAATTAAAGTCGCTTACTAAAATTTATAGCGTTTTAGAGGTTTAGAATGGAAGAGTTTTTTATAGAACTACTTAAAGAGTACGGCTACATCATACTTTTTGTCTGGTGTATAATGGAGGGCGAGATGGCCTTAATAATGGCTGGAATTCTCGCTCACACCACGCACATGCATATCGCGCTTGCTATATTTGTGGCTGGACTTGGAGGCTTTGTGGGAGATCAAATTTACTTCTATCTTGGCCGTTACAATAAAAAATACATCGCAAAAAGGCTTCACACGCAGCGTAGAAAATTTGCAGTGGCGCACATAATGCTGAAAAAATACGGTTGGCCGATCATCTTTTTGCAACGCTATATGTATGGTTTTCGTGTCATCATACCGCTTTGCATAGGGCTTACTGGCTATGATGCTAAAAAATACGCCTTTATAAATTTAATCAGCGCTTGG from Campylobacter concisus includes these protein-coding regions:
- the apt gene encoding adenine phosphoribosyltransferase; its protein translation is MKILDQKGREFLLNSIRCINDFPKPGIVFRDITTLLNNKDAFNFLIDHLVARYEDANIDYIAGIESRGFIFGAALAARLRLPFVPIRKPKKLPFITLSQKYSLEYGVDEVQIHIDAFGEKAGARVLLMDDLIATGGTAKASAELINQTNATCVEACFLIDLVDLKGSEKLKSLTKIYSVLEV
- a CDS encoding DedA family protein, which codes for MEEFFIELLKEYGYIILFVWCIMEGEMALIMAGILAHTTHMHIALAIFVAGLGGFVGDQIYFYLGRYNKKYIAKRLHTQRRKFAVAHIMLKKYGWPIIFLQRYMYGFRVIIPLCIGLTGYDAKKYAFINLISAWCWAAITTIPAWILGEHILVLLQKAKEHWYVAIPVVAIFMGLLIYTFKRIENKILNERRDRRHAVSNS